In Liquorilactobacillus nagelii DSM 13675, the following proteins share a genomic window:
- a CDS encoding YhgE/Pip domain-containing protein, producing MVKEEFKHMGEHKLLIATICAIMIIPFLYSVFFLKSVWDPYGNSGSLPVAVVNEDQTVSYNGKKMKVGEDLVKKLKKNDDLDWHFVSAKQAKYGISHKKYYMVVTIPKNFSKNATTVLDKTPKKMQLKYKTNDSLNYIGKVISEEGVKQLNAEVRKSVSTAYAKTMFATIKKVGKGFSTAAKGADKLKTGSNTLTDGINTYTAGVKKVNDGVIELQTGVVPLSSGVLKLTTGATALSSGVQEYTAGVDKVNTGTQKLNSSTGTLATGVGKLASGSNSLASGVGTYTNGVSSLSSGLNQLSGKSSELNSGMQQLVNQTSQLPLAASSLYVTNTLLNDNIQTIAKDLLTKENDISNQISSTKDKLDTSNQQIKSLQDEITSMQSDLVLLNKTISLLSQNKSLIESLPAKISSLKDLQSSYQKTLQSNLSGIATNSSTLGSVSKSLETTNPEAAKQIAEIAQQNVQYVSSISSASTNLNSKLTDIQSGLEPLLDLVNNLDIEKLETANTDLTNLMNNSQKMLSESSSMTSEFSQQLEELSNELQSSDNKEKLNNFVSLSSSAQYAAAQFYAKTFNLTASSLPAVNANSLTTENSIKQRISELTSNSPTTSAINQLVSGVSAYTSGADKAATGANTLAANNSALNSGASQLSSGLGTLNSNVPTLVSGVSQLASGTQTLSNNSSTLNSGASQLASGLTTLNNKVPTLTSGINQLASGTSQLAANSDKLSTGSAKLTTGNKALAKALNKGAKQVNAVKTSNKTANMFAAPSNLKHSNYSKVPNYGYALAPYMLSVALFVGSLVFNLVYPIRRMSSDGTGTEWFLSKVTVGFLVATGNALIETIFMMIFGLVPMHLPSMIINALFFSYSAMFLIMFMSMLGNNPGRFLAMILLVIQLGACGGSFPIQITNGMNGFFQAINPFLPMTYSVLGFRQALNSGLGEHQVIVSVGVLSAFIIVCLFLLWLTMTTFVKKGIVTYEENKPDSNYPGN from the coding sequence ATGGTCAAAGAAGAATTCAAGCATATGGGAGAGCATAAATTGTTAATTGCAACGATTTGTGCAATTATGATTATTCCATTCTTGTATTCGGTATTCTTCTTGAAATCAGTTTGGGATCCCTATGGTAACTCTGGTTCTTTACCAGTTGCAGTTGTCAATGAGGACCAAACGGTATCTTATAATGGGAAGAAAATGAAAGTCGGGGAAGACTTAGTTAAAAAGTTGAAAAAAAATGATGATTTAGATTGGCATTTTGTTTCAGCAAAACAAGCTAAGTACGGAATTAGTCACAAAAAGTATTATATGGTTGTAACAATTCCTAAGAATTTCTCTAAAAATGCAACAACTGTTTTGGACAAAACGCCCAAGAAAATGCAGTTGAAATACAAGACCAACGATTCACTGAACTACATTGGTAAAGTTATCAGTGAAGAGGGTGTTAAGCAGTTAAATGCTGAAGTCCGCAAGAGTGTATCAACAGCTTATGCCAAGACGATGTTTGCAACAATCAAAAAAGTTGGCAAGGGATTCAGTACGGCAGCTAAGGGTGCTGATAAATTAAAGACCGGTTCGAATACTTTAACTGATGGAATCAATACCTACACAGCTGGAGTAAAGAAGGTCAACGATGGCGTAATTGAGTTGCAGACTGGAGTGGTTCCGTTAAGTTCAGGTGTTTTGAAGTTAACAACTGGTGCAACGGCTTTAAGCAGCGGTGTTCAAGAATACACTGCTGGAGTAGATAAAGTTAATACCGGTACTCAGAAGCTGAATAGTAGTACAGGGACCTTGGCTACTGGTGTTGGTAAATTAGCTAGTGGATCGAATAGTTTAGCTAGTGGAGTTGGAACTTACACTAATGGGGTCAGCTCACTTTCAAGTGGCTTAAATCAGTTATCTGGTAAATCAAGTGAATTAAACAGTGGAATGCAACAACTTGTTAATCAAACGAGTCAATTACCATTAGCAGCATCTAGTCTGTATGTAACAAACACTTTGCTTAATGATAATATTCAAACAATTGCCAAAGATCTGTTGACCAAAGAAAATGATATTTCAAATCAAATATCTTCTACAAAAGACAAACTTGACACTTCAAATCAACAGATAAAATCTTTGCAAGATGAAATTACTTCTATGCAAAGTGATTTAGTTTTGTTAAATAAAACTATTTCATTATTGTCACAAAATAAATCTTTAATAGAATCACTTCCTGCAAAAATAAGTAGTTTAAAAGACTTGCAAAGTAGTTATCAAAAAACTTTGCAGTCAAATTTGAGTGGAATTGCTACTAATTCATCAACTTTAGGAAGTGTTTCAAAATCGTTAGAAACTACTAACCCTGAAGCTGCTAAACAAATAGCGGAAATTGCTCAACAAAATGTACAGTATGTTTCTTCTATAAGTAGTGCTTCTACAAATTTAAACAGTAAGTTAACCGATATTCAGAGTGGATTGGAACCTTTATTAGATTTGGTCAATAATTTGGATATAGAGAAACTTGAAACTGCGAATACAGATTTGACCAATTTAATGAACAACTCTCAAAAGATGTTGTCAGAAAGTTCAAGTATGACTTCTGAGTTTAGTCAACAATTAGAAGAGCTAAGCAATGAATTACAAAGTTCTGATAATAAGGAAAAATTAAATAATTTTGTTTCTCTTTCTAGCTCAGCACAGTATGCGGCTGCGCAATTTTATGCAAAGACATTTAATTTAACAGCAAGTTCATTGCCTGCAGTTAATGCAAATTCTCTAACGACAGAAAACAGTATTAAGCAAAGAATTAGTGAGTTAACATCAAACTCACCAACTACCTCTGCAATCAATCAATTAGTTTCAGGTGTCTCTGCGTATACTTCTGGTGCTGATAAAGCTGCAACTGGAGCAAACACATTGGCTGCCAATAATAGCGCATTGAACTCTGGTGCATCGCAACTTTCTAGTGGTCTAGGAACACTCAACAGCAATGTTCCAACGTTAGTTTCGGGTGTTAGTCAGTTAGCTTCTGGGACACAGACTTTGTCTAACAATAGTTCAACTTTGAATAGTGGAGCTTCACAATTAGCTAGCGGATTAACGACTTTGAATAATAAAGTTCCGACATTAACATCTGGAATTAACCAATTAGCATCAGGAACAAGTCAATTAGCGGCTAATTCTGATAAATTATCAACTGGTTCAGCTAAGTTAACAACTGGCAATAAAGCGTTAGCTAAAGCCTTGAATAAAGGTGCTAAGCAAGTTAATGCGGTTAAAACTTCGAATAAGACAGCTAATATGTTTGCCGCTCCATCTAATTTGAAGCACAGCAACTACAGTAAAGTACCTAACTATGGTTATGCTTTAGCTCCATATATGTTATCAGTTGCTTTATTTGTTGGTTCACTGGTCTTCAACTTAGTTTACCCAATTCGGCGGATGTCGTCAGATGGCACTGGAACAGAATGGTTCTTAAGCAAAGTTACTGTAGGTTTCTTAGTAGCAACGGGTAATGCACTGATTGAAACAATCTTTATGATGATTTTTGGATTGGTCCCGATGCATCTGCCATCAATGATTATTAACGCGTTATTCTTCTCATACTCGGCAATGTTCCTAATCATGTTTATGTCGATGCTTGGCAATAATCCAGGACGATTCCTAGCAATGATTTTGCTGGTTATCCAATTAGGTGCTTGTGGGGGATCATTCCCAATTCAAATTACCAATGGGATGAATGGTTTCTTCCAGGCAATTAACCCATTCTTGCCAATGACTTATTCAGTTCTTGGCTTCCGTCAAGCTTTGAACTCAGGCCTAGGGGAACATCAAGTTATAGTTTCAGTTGGAGTGCTGTCAGCCTTCATTATTGTCTGCCTCTTCTTATTGTGGTTGACGATGACAACCTTTGTTAAAAAGGGAATTGTAACTTATGAAGAAAACAAACCAGATAGCAACTATCCGGGAAACTAG
- a CDS encoding metallophosphoesterase family protein — MSRSLCLIADVHGNASALEAVLKDAAKAGCTDYLSVGDIVKRGPRPQECVDLLRQVKTKSWVMGNHEKTYHDMLADHDPHTQGAKRIMEIILNAYDYFYLNDLTYQWLANLPYLQICQFEGLKIAIMHALPNKPWGNETNPRSDQENFDQMLKKSAADLAVYGHTHKQLMRYSTQDRLVINPGSVGMPTTSGTWQHNNLAQYTILRLTGADVLEIDFRRVAYDIQSEIMTACERNLPYGDLYCDLLRTGEYTYSVERIEEYNQRYQYDSITNFKEYFAWKK; from the coding sequence TTGAGTAGAAGCTTGTGTTTGATTGCTGATGTTCATGGAAATGCATCAGCTTTGGAAGCTGTTTTAAAAGATGCTGCAAAGGCAGGTTGTACTGATTATCTATCAGTTGGAGATATTGTCAAGCGGGGGCCCCGACCACAGGAATGTGTTGATTTACTGAGACAAGTCAAAACAAAATCTTGGGTAATGGGTAATCATGAAAAAACGTACCATGACATGTTGGCTGATCATGATCCTCATACGCAAGGAGCCAAGAGAATCATGGAAATAATCTTAAATGCTTACGATTATTTTTATTTAAATGATTTAACTTATCAATGGCTAGCAAACTTACCGTATTTGCAAATTTGTCAATTTGAGGGCCTTAAAATTGCAATCATGCATGCTTTGCCCAATAAACCTTGGGGAAATGAAACCAATCCTCGGAGTGACCAAGAAAACTTTGATCAAATGCTGAAAAAGTCAGCGGCAGATTTGGCAGTCTATGGTCATACACATAAACAGTTAATGCGTTATTCTACTCAAGATCGGTTGGTAATTAATCCCGGTTCGGTAGGAATGCCAACAACGAGTGGAACATGGCAGCATAATAACTTAGCGCAATATACCATTTTAAGGTTAACGGGTGCTGATGTCTTAGAGATCGACTTTAGAAGAGTGGCTTATGATATTCAATCCGAAATTATGACTGCTTGTGAAAGAAATCTGCCATATGGAGATCTCTACTGTGATTTATTACGTACTGGTGAGTACACTTATTCAGTTGAACGGATTGAAGAATACAATCAGCGGTATCAATATGATTCAATTACAAATTTCAAGGAATATTTTGCTTGGAAAAAGTGA
- a CDS encoding MutS-related protein, whose translation MANSILFLNPNQRPQTLLKTEAFYKDLNLLSLFKQIQKKTGYRLEPFCYQPLNNEKEIRYRQQTFRDLQVTKNFKLFADLVNEIKQINYSLEGLQRIEPLEYRQQQLLLLLSRQEQVVKSFVQQAAQVKLLSPGLRRFLSGLKVYLAAETTKELQGRLEQLNAQLASITYRLIVKGRLVKIQKNPETTQSMREVFEKNFQGLFETTRDIDKAVKIDPVEHEFGLNNVQSQIFRLLPQLYPQEFKLLADFYHRYLHYAIPELNQVCRELEFYLAWIAVESQLSQHQVSFCLPQIKQTGAEQVKASFDFELAATSCHKEEFKLVTNDYYLPEKKSFLIISGPNQGGKTTYARMAGINYYLTALGIAIPGEKASLKLRPKLLTHFEREETAAKLTGLLAADVERIHQIITVAEQRSFVILNELFSSTAAKDAAVLGKKVLALLQAKKAAGIYVTFLEELGQQPATVTLMSQVNQKAERSFKIIPAPLDNQVYADLLLEKYNLTIAAIERSLKK comes from the coding sequence ATGGCTAATAGTATTTTATTTTTAAACCCGAACCAGCGACCGCAAACATTATTAAAAACAGAAGCTTTCTATAAGGATTTAAACTTGCTTTCTTTGTTTAAACAAATTCAGAAAAAAACTGGTTATCGACTGGAACCTTTCTGTTACCAGCCACTAAATAATGAAAAAGAAATTAGATATCGGCAGCAGACTTTTCGTGATTTGCAAGTAACAAAAAATTTTAAATTATTTGCTGATTTAGTTAATGAGATTAAGCAGATTAATTATAGTTTAGAAGGATTACAGCGAATAGAGCCCTTGGAATATCGGCAACAACAGTTGCTTTTATTATTGTCGCGACAAGAACAAGTGGTGAAAAGTTTTGTTCAACAAGCAGCCCAAGTTAAATTACTTTCACCCGGCCTACGACGGTTTTTAAGCGGACTGAAAGTTTACTTAGCTGCCGAGACAACGAAAGAGTTGCAGGGACGATTGGAACAATTGAATGCACAGCTAGCAAGTATTACTTATCGTTTGATTGTCAAAGGACGGTTAGTAAAAATTCAAAAAAATCCTGAAACGACACAATCGATGAGAGAAGTTTTTGAGAAGAATTTTCAAGGTTTATTTGAAACAACGAGAGACATTGATAAGGCAGTGAAGATAGATCCAGTGGAACATGAATTTGGATTAAATAATGTTCAGTCGCAGATTTTTAGATTATTACCGCAACTTTATCCGCAAGAGTTCAAACTGTTAGCAGATTTTTACCACCGCTATCTGCACTATGCGATTCCTGAGCTAAATCAAGTCTGCCGAGAACTTGAATTTTACTTGGCTTGGATAGCAGTTGAGAGCCAACTTAGTCAGCACCAAGTAAGCTTTTGTTTGCCACAAATTAAGCAAACGGGAGCGGAACAAGTTAAGGCTAGTTTTGACTTTGAACTAGCGGCAACAAGTTGTCATAAAGAGGAATTCAAGCTAGTAACGAATGATTATTATTTGCCAGAAAAGAAATCATTTTTAATTATTTCAGGGCCTAATCAAGGGGGAAAAACAACTTATGCGAGAATGGCGGGGATTAATTATTATTTGACAGCCTTGGGAATTGCCATTCCCGGAGAAAAGGCCAGCTTAAAATTACGTCCTAAGTTGCTAACGCATTTTGAACGAGAAGAAACAGCAGCTAAATTAACTGGATTATTGGCAGCTGATGTTGAACGGATTCATCAAATAATTACGGTAGCAGAACAACGAAGCTTTGTTATTTTGAATGAATTGTTTTCTTCAACAGCAGCTAAAGATGCGGCAGTCTTGGGGAAGAAGGTTTTAGCTTTGTTGCAAGCTAAAAAAGCTGCAGGAATATATGTGACCTTTTTGGAAGAACTTGGGCAACAGCCAGCAACAGTTACGTTGATGAGTCAGGTAAATCAAAAAGCAGAGCGGAGTTTTAAAATAATTCCGGCCCCGCTTGATAATCAGGTATATGCTGATTTGTTGCTTGAGAAATATAATTTGACAATTGCGGCAATTGAAAGGAGTTTGAAAAAATGA
- a CDS encoding MutS-related protein: MKVQLIDLTDSFAVPFKMTSTQQLTYQDLELEPVLSTMAKNDEQIQQAVLTGWFLSVLDESQLRYRQAAIRDALRNAEIISALYQLSETTILQVIDEGWGLLIGSASYQVSSKANLIKVFLQAIKQIKEQAANRWESKAFKQFFQRLEQTFSPEKLNQMNRVISSLEAYSPSYAFSTSLLAGLQGNMAELDYYAKQNRAAEIFRDVQTHLSSKFVSFVVGDRDDNSSQALGRYENRAMWSLATEVSNTFFELRHFFNELRAQLAFMQGVINLKRTLPAKTPTTFAEYSTEIKITDLRNVVLLLNHSAEQVIGNSFISNERPLWIISGANQGGKTTTLRSLGQAQLMGQSGMLVTAQSFNCKHFRQVVTHFKREEDTQLSAGKLAEELQRMQLIIADLHQPAMVLMNESFSSTNEHEGSIISSQIMAGLVNSGVTLIAVTHQYEFSQMIANYSKIKPLYFRAERRTDGQRSFKIVPGQPRETSYGIDIFNRFFSSPTS, encoded by the coding sequence ATGAAAGTTCAATTAATCGACTTGACTGATTCATTTGCAGTGCCGTTTAAAATGACTTCGACACAACAGCTAACTTATCAAGACTTGGAATTAGAGCCGGTTCTTTCAACTATGGCTAAAAATGATGAGCAGATCCAACAAGCTGTTTTAACTGGCTGGTTTTTATCGGTTCTCGACGAATCGCAGCTTAGGTATCGGCAGGCGGCCATTCGGGATGCACTAAGAAATGCTGAGATTATTTCAGCATTGTACCAACTTAGTGAGACCACGATTCTACAAGTCATTGATGAGGGCTGGGGATTGTTAATCGGGTCAGCGTCATATCAAGTTTCTAGCAAAGCAAATTTAATTAAGGTTTTCCTACAAGCTATTAAACAAATTAAAGAACAGGCAGCTAATCGATGGGAATCAAAGGCTTTTAAGCAATTTTTTCAACGACTAGAGCAGACATTTTCTCCAGAAAAGTTAAATCAGATGAATCGAGTGATTTCCAGTCTGGAAGCTTATTCACCTAGTTATGCTTTTTCGACTAGTTTATTGGCTGGATTGCAAGGCAATATGGCAGAACTTGATTATTATGCAAAGCAAAATCGAGCTGCGGAAATTTTTCGGGATGTTCAGACACATTTGAGTAGTAAATTTGTTAGTTTTGTAGTTGGTGACCGCGACGATAATAGTTCGCAAGCATTGGGGCGGTATGAGAATCGAGCAATGTGGAGTTTAGCAACTGAGGTCAGCAATACCTTTTTTGAATTGCGACATTTTTTCAATGAATTACGGGCACAATTAGCATTTATGCAAGGCGTAATTAATTTGAAGCGGACGTTACCAGCAAAAACTCCGACAACATTTGCAGAATATTCAACTGAAATTAAAATAACAGATTTGCGCAATGTGGTTTTATTGCTTAATCATTCTGCTGAACAGGTGATTGGAAATAGTTTTATTAGTAATGAACGGCCTTTGTGGATTATCTCTGGAGCCAATCAGGGTGGCAAGACAACCACTTTACGCAGCTTAGGGCAGGCGCAACTGATGGGTCAAAGTGGAATGTTGGTTACTGCACAAAGCTTTAATTGTAAGCACTTTAGACAGGTGGTAACTCACTTTAAGCGTGAGGAAGATACTCAATTGAGTGCTGGAAAATTGGCTGAAGAATTGCAACGAATGCAGTTAATTATTGCTGATTTGCATCAACCAGCCATGGTTTTGATGAATGAGTCTTTCTCATCTACTAATGAACATGAAGGTTCAATTATTAGTTCTCAAATCATGGCTGGATTAGTCAATAGCGGGGTAACGTTAATTGCTGTAACCCATCAATATGAATTTTCCCAGATGATTGCCAACTATTCAAAGATTAAACCGCTTTATTTTCGAGCTGAGCGACGAACTGATGGCCAACGCAGCTTTAAAATTGTTCCAGGGCAGCCACGCGAAACGAGTTACGGAATTGACATTTTTAATCGTTTTTTTAGTTCACCAACAAGTTGA